Proteins from a genomic interval of Gossypium hirsutum isolate 1008001.06 chromosome A09, Gossypium_hirsutum_v2.1, whole genome shotgun sequence:
- the LOC107888981 gene encoding enhancer of mRNA-decapping protein 4 isoform X3: protein MAFFAEDVHLLASASVDGRVFAWRINEGPDDEDKQQILGKVVIAIQIMGQEELKHPRVCWHPHKQEILMVAIGNRILKIDTMKVGKLEGFTAEEPLNCSVDKLIDGVQSVGKHDGEVTELSMCQWLTTRLASASVDGTVKIWEDRKPLPLAVLRPHDGHPVYSATFLTAPHRPDHIVLITGGPLNREVKIWASSGEEGWLLPSDGELWQCTQTLELRCSAESEVDNAFFNQVVALPHAGLFLLANAKKNAIYAVHIDYGPNPAATCMDYIAEFTVTMPILSLTATSDSLPGGDYTVQVYCVQTQAIQQYALDLSQCLPPPLENADLDKTDSNAAHVFDAMNSDVSASLELSHGYKPSPSISVSCISPSSSESAAVVSCMQNLASSDVNFISESAVSGIESKPSALLSSSSAENMHSASLTGLSQKSSGFRNPSADHVNHSAHDSVDHKVDTVKENKAEMPYSGGHLQKGEDITQNDISTVPGPHTVFKHPTHLVTPSEILSTMASSTENAQISQVINDSEATVEDVVENDAESVEVEVDNLGETRLCQTNETKCSQGPHTTVTDNKEKAFYSQASDLGIQMARDFCAKSYGVEGAQQANLMGVSVQEDKLTNTGDGDDQNVIKDVPPKVSETDTAVIVSASPASAKGKKQQKKNSQVSIASSPSASAYNSTDTSNEPGCSSKALSADAFLPQLLAMQDLLEKSLSMQKEMQKQMNTIVSAPVNKEGKRLEASLGRSIEKAVKANTDALWARFQDENAKQEKLERDRMQQITNLITNCLNKDLPAMFEKSLKKEIAAVGPVVARAISPILEKSISSAITESFQKGVGERAVNHLEKSVSSKLEVTMARQIQAQFQTSGKQALQDALRSSLETSVIPAFEMSCKSMFEQIDVTFQKGLMEHTATAQQQFENSHSSLALALKDAINSASSITQSLSGEIANAQQKLLAIAAAGGSSKAGNPLVTQLSNGPLAHLHEMQPEAQLDPTKELSRMIAEKKYDEAFTSALHRSDVSIVSWLCSQVDLQGILSMKPCSLSQGVLLALFQQLACDINRETSRKLAWMTDVAVAIIPSDPTIAVHVVPIFRQVSQIVDHLQSMSTTSASESASIRVLKFVINSVLSGK from the exons GAGATTTTGATGGTTGCTATTGGAAATCGTATCCTGAAAATTGATACAATGAAAGTTGGAAAACTTGAAGGGTTTACAGCAGAGGAACCTCTTAATTGCTCTGTTGATAAGCTTATTGATGGGGTTCAGTCAGTTGGTAAACATGATGGTGAGGTTACAGAGTTGTCAATGTGCCAATGGTTGACTACCCGTTTAGCTTCAGCTTCAGTAGATGGCACG GTGAAAATTTGGGAAGATCGTAAGCCCTTACCACTTGCAGTGTTGAGGCCACATGATGGACATCCTGTTTACTCAGCAACATTCTTGACTGCCCCGCATCGCCCTGACCATATAGTTCTTATCACAGGA GGCCCACTAAACCGTGAAGTGAAGATATGGGCCTCTTCAGGTGAAGAGGGCTGGTTGTTACCCAGTGATGGTGAATTATGGCAGTGTACCCAAACATTGGAATTGAGGTGTTCTGCTGAGTCTGAGGTTGACAATGCATTCTTTAATCAAGTTGTGGCACTGCCCCATGCAGGCCTGTTTCTGCTTGCAAATGCCAAGAAGAATGCCATATATGCTGTGCACATAGACTATGGGCCTAATCCAGCTGCAACTTGCATGGATTATATAGCTGAATTCACTGTCACAATGCCCATATTGAGTCTCACTGCAACAAGTGATAGTTTGCCAGGTGGAGACTATACTGTCCAAGTCTACTGTGTTCAAACACAGGCCATTCAGCAATATGCTTTGGACTTGTCTCAATGCCTGCCACCACCCCTGGAAAATGCAGACTTGGATAAAACTGATTCTAATGCTGCTCATGTTTTTGATGCCATGAACTCTGATGTTTCTGCTTCTCTGGAATTATCTCATGGATATAAACCAAGCCCTTCAATTTCAGTGTCGTGTATAAGCCCCAGTAGCTCTGAAAGTGCAGCAGTCGTGAGCTGTATGCAAAATTTAGCTTCTTCAGATGTTAATTTCATATCTGAGAGTGCTGTGTCTGGCATTGAAAGTAAGCCAAGTGCTTTGCTGTCTTCTAGTAGTGCCGAAAATATGCACAGTGCATCTCTTACAGGGTTATCACAAAAGTCTTCTGGTTTTAGAAATCCAAGTGCTGATCATGTTAACCACTCAGCACATGATTCTGTTGACCACAAGGTAGATACAGTCAAAGAGAATAAGGCTGAAATGCCCTACTCTGGTGGTCACCTGCAGAAAGGTGAAGATATTACCCAAAATGACATTTCAACTGTTCCTGGTCCTCATACAGTGTTCAAACATCCAACCCATCTGGTAACACCATCAGAGATACTGTCTACCATGGCTTCATCGACAGAGAATGCTCAGATTAGTCAGGTTATTAATGACAGTGAGGCAACAGTTGAAGATGTTGTCGAGAATGATGCTGAAAGCGTAGAGGTAGAAGTTGACAATCTTGGTGAGACAAGGCTTTGTCAAACTAATGAAACTAAATGTTCACAAGGCCCTCATACTACTGTTACAGATAACAAAGAAAAGGCATTCTACTCTCAGGCATCGGATCTTGGCATTCAGATGGCCAGAGATTTTTGTGCCAAAAGTTATGGCGTTGAGGGAGCTCAACAAGCTAATCTCATGGGTGTTTCAGTTCAAGAAGATAAACTTACTAATACTGGTGATGGGGATGACCAGAATGTGATTAAAGATGTCCCTCCAAAGGTCAGTGAAACTGACACTGCTGTCATTGTTTCTGCATCTCCAGCTTCTGCTAAAGGGAAAAAGCAGCAAAAGAAAAATTCTCAAGTATCTATCGCATCTTCCCCTTCAGCAAGCGCATATAATTCCACAGATACGTCTAATGAACCAGGGTGTAGTTCCAAGGCTCTGTCAGCTGATGCTTTTTTGCCCCAATTGCTAGCCATGCAGGACTTGCTTGAGAAG TCCCTTAGCATGCAGAAGGAAATGCAGAAGCAGATGAACACAATTGTCTCTGCTCCTGTtaacaaagaagggaaaagatTGGAAGCATCCTTGGGTAGGAGCATTGAGAAAGCTGTAAAGGCAAATACAGATGCTTTGTGGGCCCGTTTCCAGGATGAAAATGCAAAGCAAGAGAAGTTAGAAAGAGACCGCATGCAGCAGATAACAAACTTGATCACCAACTGTTTAAATAAGGACTTGCCAGCCATGTTTGAAAAATCCTTAAAGAAGGAAATAGCTGCAGTTGGCCCTGTTGTGGCTCGTGCTATTAGTCCTATTCTGGAGAAAAGTATATCTTCTGCTATTACAGAGTCATTCCAG AAAGGAGTTGGAGAGAGGGCAGTGAATCATTTAGAGAAGTCAGTCAGTTCAAAACTTGAGGtgacaatggccaggcaaattcaAGCACAATTTCAAACTTCTGGAAAGCAAGCACTTCAG GATGCACTAAGGTCTAGCTTGGAAACTTCTGTTATTCCAGCATTTGAGATGTCATGCAAATCTATGTTCGAGCAAATTGATGTCACATTTCAGAAAGGGCTAATGGAACACACAGCTACTGCGCAGCAGCAATTTGAAAATTCACATTCTTCCCTTGCCCTTGCTTTAAAG GATGCTATTAATTCTGCAAGTTCAATCACACAAAGCTTAAGTGGAGAAATAGCCAATGCACAACAAAAACTTCTAGCTATAGCAGCAGCAGGTGGCAGCTCCAAGGCAGGAAATCCCTTGGTGACACAATTGAGTAATGGGCCATTGGCTCATCTGCATGAGATG CAGCCTGAGGCACAGTTAGATCCAACAAAAGAGTTGTCAAGAATGATAGCTGAGAAGAAATATGATGAAGCATTCACCTCTGCCTTGCATAGAAGTGATGTCTCAATAGTTTCCTGGTTGTGTTCTCAG GTTGATCTACAAGGGATATTGTCAATGAAACCATGTTCACTGAGCCAAGGAGTATTGCTGGCACTTTTTCAGCAACTGGCTTGTGATATCAACAGGGAAACAAGTAGAAAGCTGGCATGGATGACTGATGTAGCAGTTGCCATAATCCCATCAGATCCAACAATTGCAGTGCATGTGGTACCAATCTTTAGGCAGGTGTCTCAGATAGTGGATCATCTACAAAGCATGTCCACTACATCTGCCTCAGAATCCGCCAGCATCAGGGTTCTTAAGTTTGTCATAAACAGTGTGTTAAGCGGTAAATGA